A region from the Nostoc sp. HK-01 genome encodes:
- the leuS gene encoding leucyl-tRNA synthetase: MDSKSKIMLKTSSQTLKITHLSIRLSMTENLKAKSNDIALNKYSPAAIEEKWQKTWAELGLDHTSTNNNKPKFYALSMFPYPSGSLHMGHVRNYTITDVIARLKRMQGYRVLHPMGWDAFGLPAENAAIDRGVPPAKWTYQNIAQMRQQLQRLGLSIDWESEVATCSPDYYKWTQWIFLQFLQAGLAYQKEAAVNWDPIDQTVLANEQVDSEGRSWRSGAKVERKLLRQWFFKITDYAEELLNDLDKLTGWPERVKLMQANWIGKSVGAYLEFPIVGMDEKIGVYTTRPDTVFGVSYVVLAPEHPLTKRVTTKDQQAAVNAFITEVSHQSELERTAEDRPKRGIPTGGRVINPFTGEEVPIWIADYVLYEYGTGAVMGVPAHDVRDFKFADNYNLPIEFVIVEPEAVANVDFQQEEPPLIMIDYDSAYTEPGVLINSGQFTGMNSVDAKAAIVKYAEEQGFGKERIQYRLRDWLISRQRYWGAPIPVIHCPNCGIVPVPDQDLPVQLPEEVEFTGRGGSPLTQLESWVNVPCPTCGTPAKRETDTMDTFIDSSWYFLRFTDAKNEQQVFDPAKTNDWMPIDQYVGGIEHAILHLLYSRFFTKVLRDRGLLKFDEPFARLLTQGMVQGLTYMNPKKGGKDKWVPSHLVNSADPRDPQTGEPLQRLYATMSKSKGNGVAPEDVISKYGIDTARMFILFKAPPEKDLEWDEADVEGQFRFLNRVWRLVTDYAAAGVSRKQAQLADLSKPEKELRRAIHTAIKSVTEDLEDEYQFNTAISELMKLSNSLTDSDCKNSPIYAEGIQSLVALLAPFAPHIADELWHLLGNKNSVHTQTWPAFDAAALIADEITLVIQINGKKRADLQVPAQADKAELEKYARESEVVQRHLEGKEIKKVIVVPGKLVNFVVS; this comes from the coding sequence ATGGACTCTAAGTCTAAAATTATGCTCAAAACTTCCTCTCAAACACTGAAAATTACACATTTGAGTATTAGACTGAGCATGACTGAGAATTTAAAAGCTAAAAGTAATGATATTGCGTTAAATAAATATTCTCCCGCCGCCATTGAAGAAAAATGGCAAAAAACCTGGGCAGAACTGGGTTTAGATCATACCTCGACAAATAACAACAAGCCGAAATTCTACGCTTTATCCATGTTTCCCTATCCATCGGGGAGCTTACACATGGGTCACGTCCGTAATTATACAATTACCGATGTGATTGCTCGTCTCAAGCGAATGCAAGGTTATCGAGTCTTGCATCCAATGGGTTGGGATGCTTTTGGCTTACCCGCAGAAAACGCGGCCATCGACCGTGGAGTTCCCCCAGCTAAGTGGACTTATCAAAATATTGCTCAAATGCGCCAGCAATTGCAGCGTCTGGGTTTATCTATTGACTGGGAAAGCGAAGTTGCTACCTGTTCACCAGATTATTACAAGTGGACACAATGGATTTTCTTGCAGTTTTTACAAGCGGGGTTAGCTTACCAAAAAGAAGCAGCGGTGAACTGGGATCCCATTGACCAAACTGTATTAGCTAACGAACAAGTTGATAGTGAAGGCCGTTCTTGGCGCAGCGGTGCGAAAGTCGAACGTAAATTATTGCGCCAATGGTTTTTCAAAATTACCGATTACGCCGAAGAATTACTCAATGACTTGGATAAATTGACAGGTTGGCCGGAACGTGTCAAGTTAATGCAGGCCAACTGGATTGGAAAATCTGTCGGTGCGTATTTAGAATTTCCGATTGTGGGGATGGATGAAAAAATCGGCGTGTACACCACTCGCCCTGATACCGTTTTTGGTGTTAGCTATGTAGTTTTAGCCCCAGAACATCCTTTAACCAAGCGCGTCACCACTAAAGACCAGCAAGCAGCGGTAAACGCTTTTATTACCGAAGTTTCCCATCAAAGTGAGTTAGAACGCACAGCCGAAGATAGGCCGAAACGGGGTATTCCCACAGGTGGTAGAGTAATTAACCCCTTCACAGGGGAAGAAGTGCCGATTTGGATTGCTGATTATGTACTATACGAATATGGTACTGGGGCTGTAATGGGTGTACCAGCCCATGATGTGCGCGACTTTAAATTTGCGGATAACTATAATTTGCCAATTGAGTTTGTAATTGTAGAACCAGAAGCAGTTGCAAATGTAGACTTCCAGCAAGAAGAGCCACCGTTAATCATGATTGATTATGACAGTGCATATACTGAGCCAGGAGTTTTAATTAATTCCGGGCAGTTTACAGGGATGAATTCAGTTGATGCGAAAGCTGCGATCGTCAAATATGCCGAAGAACAAGGTTTTGGCAAAGAACGCATCCAATACCGCTTGCGAGATTGGTTAATTTCCCGACAACGTTATTGGGGCGCACCCATCCCAGTGATTCACTGTCCGAACTGCGGAATTGTACCAGTCCCAGACCAAGATTTGCCAGTACAGTTACCGGAAGAAGTCGAATTTACAGGACGCGGTGGTTCACCGTTGACACAGTTAGAAAGCTGGGTAAATGTCCCTTGTCCCACTTGCGGTACACCGGCGAAACGAGAAACCGACACAATGGATACTTTCATTGATTCCTCTTGGTATTTCTTGCGGTTTACTGACGCAAAGAATGAACAACAGGTGTTTGATCCTGCCAAAACTAACGACTGGATGCCCATAGACCAGTATGTCGGCGGTATTGAACACGCGATTCTGCACTTGTTATATTCCCGGTTCTTTACTAAAGTATTGCGCGATCGCGGCTTGTTGAAGTTTGATGAACCTTTTGCCCGGTTGTTAACTCAAGGGATGGTGCAGGGTTTAACTTATATGAATCCCAAAAAGGGCGGTAAAGATAAATGGGTTCCCTCCCATTTGGTTAACTCCGCTGACCCCCGCGACCCCCAAACAGGAGAACCATTGCAACGCCTGTACGCTACTATGTCCAAATCTAAAGGTAATGGTGTCGCACCGGAAGATGTGATTTCTAAATATGGTATAGACACAGCGCGGATGTTCATTTTATTCAAAGCGCCACCAGAAAAAGATTTGGAATGGGATGAAGCCGATGTTGAAGGACAATTCCGCTTTTTAAATCGGGTGTGGCGGTTGGTAACAGATTATGCGGCGGCTGGGGTATCACGTAAGCAAGCACAACTCGCTGATTTAAGTAAACCAGAAAAAGAATTACGTCGGGCAATTCACACAGCCATTAAATCAGTCACTGAAGATTTAGAAGATGAATATCAATTCAATACCGCTATTTCGGAATTGATGAAGTTGAGTAATTCTTTGACTGATAGCGACTGTAAAAATTCGCCAATTTATGCCGAAGGAATTCAAAGTTTAGTGGCGTTACTGGCTCCTTTTGCACCACACATTGCTGATGAATTGTGGCATTTATTAGGTAATAAAAATTCAGTCCATACCCAAACTTGGCCAGCGTTTGATGCGGCTGCTTTAATCGCTGATGAAATTACTTTGGTAATTCAAATCAACGGCAAAAAGCGGGCTGATCTTCAAGTTCCAGCGCAAGCAGATAAAGCTGAGTTGGAAAAATACGCCCGTGAATCAGAAGTTGTGCAGCGTCACCTGGAAGGTAAGGAGATTAAAAAGGTAATTGTCGTACCTGGTAAATTGGTGAATTTTGTTGTTAGTTAA
- a CDS encoding Mg2+ transporter protein, CorA family protein, giving the protein MLTLLTFSQNHLELFSSKDVEPILKKIDGSQNIWLRCIHFRDRTGTAKIINHFQLDPSRIDMIFNHSLTGIDEDMEDCLFDGYEILTHQLKNREFQVARGSIVLGRNFIITFEITEIKVLTILLNNIQKQNIDIQSWGVDYILYLIFKDILNNYHSVFDYISRQLDDLEDEVLANSGDETTYHKIAAMRQSTRSGRRNFQNLKSLLAMMNYEDFQWITLPVKTLFNQELVYQIDHLWQEYQALRAWMSELMEIQRDNIASKTSERINRLTILSTVFLPITFITGFYGMNFKYMPELEQAWAYPVVISVILLIVLSSIAFAKQQRWL; this is encoded by the coding sequence ATGCTAACTCTGTTGACATTTTCTCAGAATCACCTAGAGTTATTCTCTAGTAAAGATGTTGAGCCGATACTAAAAAAGATTGATGGTTCTCAGAATATCTGGTTACGCTGTATTCATTTTCGCGATCGCACCGGAACCGCTAAAATTATTAACCACTTTCAACTTGATCCATCTCGCATCGACATGATTTTTAACCATTCCCTCACAGGAATTGATGAAGATATGGAAGATTGTCTATTTGATGGCTATGAAATTCTCACTCATCAACTCAAAAATCGAGAGTTTCAGGTAGCGCGAGGGAGTATTGTATTAGGTCGTAACTTTATTATTACTTTTGAAATTACAGAAATCAAAGTTTTAACTATATTACTCAATAATATCCAAAAGCAAAACATAGATATTCAAAGCTGGGGAGTAGATTATATTTTATATTTGATTTTTAAAGATATTTTAAATAATTATCATAGTGTATTTGATTATATTTCTAGACAGCTTGATGATTTAGAAGACGAAGTTCTCGCCAATTCTGGTGATGAAACAACTTATCATAAAATTGCCGCCATGAGGCAATCTACTCGCTCTGGGCGGCGGAATTTTCAAAATCTCAAGTCACTTCTAGCAATGATGAATTATGAAGATTTTCAATGGATTACTCTGCCAGTTAAAACATTATTCAATCAAGAGTTAGTTTATCAAATTGATCATCTCTGGCAAGAATACCAAGCTTTAAGAGCTTGGATGTCAGAATTAATGGAAATTCAACGGGATAACATTGCCAGCAAAACCAGTGAACGCATTAATAGGTTAACAATTCTTTCTACTGTATTTTTACCCATCACCTTCATTACTGGTTTTTATGGAATGAACTTTAAATATATGCCAGAGTTAGAGCAAGCTTGGGCATATCCAGTTGTAATTAGCGTGATATTACTAATTGTTTTGAGCAGTATTGCCTTTGCTAAACAACAACGTTGGTTGTAA
- a CDS encoding peptidase M16 domain-containing protein, which yields MQRRSKMFLAFLLSFLLSFIPFSGNVINAVTPVAVAPVSGLSITQGVKKTLLDNGLTVLTKEVHTAPVVSVQVWYKVGSRNEGKGESGISHQLEHLMFKGTKERPVQFGRLFSALGSQFNAFTSYDETAYFGTVQRDKLQALLILEADRMKNALIGTEQLTSEKRVVISELQGYENSPSYRLNRAVMQAAFPNRAYGLSVGGTKADVEKFTVEQVRNYYQTYYSPDNATLVITGDFATEPVLKAVKESFGKLAKNQESRVNGQGSMVNQRGLGGFPHERLANPEGVNGQKPKPSTPIVLKEPGSAALLHVVYPLPDIKHPDVPAIDVMDAILTGGRSSRLYQALVESGLTSSVGGSAAELIEPGWYEIEATAAPGQKLEKIAQVLQTSLSELQQKGVSAEELNRAKTLLQASFVLGNQDISSQASQLGYNQTVAGDYKYIERYLAAIAKVTPEDVQRVAKTYLVPAKQTIGFFEPTQPDGQAGTSSSGSGRTVENFSPGKPVDPDELAKYLPPATSSTVSNQQPLPQQFSLANGLRVLLLPDRSLPTINISGQIDAGTEFDGNQKAGLAILTAENLMNGTQTKNALALAQTLEDRGASLDFSASREGVSIGGEGLSANLPILIQTLADVLQNANFPADQLELSRQRALTSLQVQLDDPSTLARRVFQQAIYPENHPFHSFSTDTSLKAITRDDLLSFYRQHYRPDTTTLALVGDFDPVKVKDLLNQAFAKWQAEGKPPALNLPKVSLPKTSTRLNKVIPGKAEAVTYIGYNGISRKDPRFYAALVLNQILGGDTLSSRLGTEVRDRLGLTYGIYSGFAAGINPGPFLIEMQTAPTDAQKAIASTLALLKQLREQGITEAELNTAKRSIANSYPVELANPSEVASIILNNAVLGLSPAEIREFPRRIQAVNMAQIQQVIKDLIQPENVVIVTAGPGDTASKEN from the coding sequence ATGCAGCGACGCTCAAAGATGTTTTTAGCATTTTTACTTAGTTTTCTTCTGAGTTTTATACCTTTTTCGGGTAACGTGATCAATGCGGTGACACCAGTCGCCGTTGCGCCTGTCTCCGGACTATCCATTACCCAAGGAGTGAAAAAAACGTTATTAGACAACGGTTTAACAGTGTTAACTAAAGAAGTCCATACTGCTCCGGTTGTGAGTGTGCAAGTATGGTACAAAGTTGGTTCACGCAACGAAGGTAAAGGGGAAAGTGGTATTTCTCACCAACTAGAACATTTGATGTTCAAAGGTACTAAAGAACGTCCAGTACAGTTTGGCCGTTTGTTTAGTGCTTTGGGTAGTCAGTTTAATGCTTTTACTAGTTACGACGAAACAGCTTATTTTGGCACAGTGCAACGAGATAAACTCCAAGCACTGCTAATTTTAGAAGCAGACCGGATGAAAAATGCTTTGATTGGCACTGAACAACTCACCAGTGAAAAGCGTGTTGTGATTTCTGAGTTGCAAGGGTATGAAAATTCACCAAGCTACCGTTTAAATCGGGCGGTGATGCAGGCGGCTTTTCCCAATCGGGCTTATGGTTTATCTGTAGGTGGTACAAAAGCCGATGTGGAAAAATTCACTGTCGAACAGGTGCGGAATTATTACCAAACTTACTACAGTCCTGACAATGCGACTTTGGTAATTACAGGGGATTTTGCCACGGAACCTGTACTCAAGGCGGTGAAAGAAAGTTTTGGCAAGTTGGCGAAGAATCAAGAATCAAGAGTCAATGGTCAAGGGTCAATGGTGAACCAGCGCGGTCTTGGGGGTTTCCCCCATGAGCGACTGGCGAACCCGGAAGGGGTCAATGGTCAAAAACCCAAACCTTCAACTCCCATAGTTTTAAAAGAACCGGGAAGTGCTGCACTTTTGCATGTTGTGTATCCTTTACCAGATATCAAGCATCCTGATGTACCTGCAATTGATGTGATGGATGCAATTCTCACCGGGGGACGCAGTTCTAGACTTTATCAAGCTTTGGTAGAATCTGGTCTGACTAGTTCTGTGGGTGGAAGTGCGGCAGAATTAATTGAACCGGGTTGGTATGAAATTGAGGCGACAGCCGCCCCTGGTCAAAAGCTAGAGAAAATTGCCCAAGTTCTGCAAACATCGCTATCAGAATTACAACAAAAGGGAGTGAGTGCAGAAGAGTTAAACCGAGCGAAGACGTTACTGCAAGCTTCGTTTGTCTTAGGTAATCAAGATATCAGCAGCCAAGCTAGTCAGTTGGGGTATAACCAAACTGTAGCGGGAGACTATAAATATATTGAACGCTATTTAGCGGCGATCGCCAAAGTTACACCAGAGGATGTGCAACGAGTAGCAAAAACTTACCTTGTTCCAGCTAAACAAACCATCGGCTTTTTTGAACCAACTCAACCAGATGGTCAAGCCGGAACTTCTAGTAGTGGTTCTGGTCGGACTGTGGAAAACTTTAGCCCTGGTAAACCTGTAGACCCAGACGAACTGGCGAAATATTTACCTCCAGCTACTTCATCTACGGTCTCTAATCAACAACCTCTACCACAGCAGTTTTCTTTAGCCAATGGTTTGCGAGTCTTACTGTTACCTGACCGCAGTCTTCCCACAATTAACATTAGTGGTCAAATTGATGCGGGAACTGAGTTTGATGGTAATCAAAAAGCTGGACTTGCCATTCTCACCGCAGAAAACTTAATGAATGGAACCCAAACGAAAAATGCTTTGGCTTTAGCTCAAACTTTAGAAGATAGGGGAGCCAGTTTAGATTTTAGCGCCAGCCGCGAAGGTGTGAGCATTGGCGGTGAAGGACTTTCGGCAAACTTGCCCATCTTAATTCAAACTTTGGCAGATGTGTTGCAGAATGCTAACTTTCCCGCTGACCAATTAGAACTGAGTCGTCAACGGGCGTTAACGAGTTTGCAAGTACAGTTAGATGACCCCAGTACTTTAGCAAGGCGCGTATTCCAACAAGCAATTTACCCAGAAAATCATCCTTTTCACAGTTTTTCCACAGATACGAGTTTAAAGGCTATTACTCGTGATGATTTGTTGAGTTTTTATCGTCAACATTACCGTCCAGATACAACGACACTGGCTTTAGTGGGTGATTTTGACCCGGTGAAGGTCAAAGATTTGTTGAATCAGGCGTTTGCAAAATGGCAAGCTGAAGGTAAACCACCTGCGTTGAATTTACCCAAAGTCTCACTCCCAAAAACTTCCACCCGCTTGAATAAAGTGATTCCTGGTAAAGCTGAGGCTGTAACTTACATTGGCTACAACGGGATTTCTCGCAAAGACCCCCGTTTCTATGCTGCTTTGGTGTTGAATCAAATTTTAGGCGGTGATACTTTATCTAGCCGTTTGGGTACAGAAGTGCGCGATCGCCTCGGTTTGACTTATGGTATCTACAGTGGTTTTGCGGCTGGTATCAATCCCGGCCCCTTCTTAATTGAAATGCAAACTGCGCCTACAGATGCTCAAAAAGCGATCGCTAGTACCCTCGCTTTACTCAAGCAGTTACGCGAACAAGGCATTACTGAAGCAGAATTAAATACTGCTAAACGTTCCATTGCTAACAGCTACCCAGTAGAATTAGCAAATCCCAGCGAAGTTGCCAGCATCATTTTAAATAATGCTGTTTTGGGTCTTTCTCCCGCCGAAATCCGCGAATTTCCGCGACGCATTCAAGCTGTAAATATGGCTCAAATTCAACAAGTTATCAAAGACTTAATTCAGCCAGAAAATGTAGTCATTGTCACGGCTGGCCCTGGCGATACTGCATCTAAGGAAAACTAG
- a CDS encoding TPR domain protein, translated as MLRKFTETTKAKNLKQFLITLTFLTPLLMTIPVYASKPEHVKQLIDTNNCAKCDLSGANFSWKNLLRADLSNSNLGGADLSNADLSGANLRNTNLSKAKLSRANAFRADLVSANLSDADLSSTNLSGADLRNANLSRADLTNADLSGANLNGANLTDANMRGVRFDNVNLQGVNLNGVDLSNADLRNFNFRGVSLNGVNLSRVNLNGYNLRGVELKNANLSYANLQNADLSNARLNNTDLQNANLYNANLQGADLIGSKLNSANLDNADLRGANLDVDSLPNNIRADAGDYSRWGNTLSSKRRYQNAIAYYNKAIELNPRDAQTYTSRGFAQSKLKNYQAAIADYNKAIEIDPSYAKAYSNRGLTRIEQNDYASALTDFDQAIRLDSNNAEAYNGRATIHRIQKDYATVITEASQAIRINAKFAEAYNNRGLARFALQDYQSAIQDYDKAIDNSSGWAWAYLNRGLARSAISQHKDATKDFDRAIEIDENYIEAYYQRSLARFNRKKYEDAIKDCDRIIQRDPNYAAAYENKGNALLALKKKPEAKLAFEQAMKLYSQKQDNPSVERVQQIVAGL; from the coding sequence ATGCTAAGAAAATTTACTGAGACTACTAAAGCAAAAAATCTAAAGCAGTTTTTGATAACTCTGACCTTTTTAACTCCACTGTTAATGACAATTCCGGTTTACGCTAGTAAGCCGGAACATGTCAAACAGTTAATAGATACTAACAACTGTGCAAAATGTGACTTAAGTGGGGCAAATTTTAGCTGGAAAAACTTGCTGCGGGCTGATTTATCTAACTCCAATTTGGGTGGTGCAGACTTAAGTAACGCAGATTTGAGTGGCGCTAATTTGCGTAACACTAATTTAAGTAAGGCTAAACTGTCTCGTGCTAACGCCTTTCGGGCTGATTTGGTAAGTGCAAACTTAAGTGATGCAGACTTGAGTAGCACTAACTTAAGTGGCGCAGATTTGCGAAATGCTAATTTAAGTCGTGCTGATTTAACAAATGCGGATTTAAGTGGTGCTAACCTGAATGGTGCAAATTTGACTGATGCTAACATGCGGGGTGTGCGATTTGATAATGTCAACCTCCAGGGAGTAAATCTCAATGGTGTTGATTTAAGCAATGCAGATTTGAGAAATTTTAACTTCCGTGGCGTGTCGCTGAATGGGGTTAACCTGAGTCGAGTGAATTTGAATGGTTATAACTTGAGGGGTGTAGAACTGAAAAATGCCAATCTCAGTTATGCAAACTTACAAAATGCTGACTTGAGTAATGCCCGATTGAACAATACTGACTTGCAAAATGCTAACCTCTACAATGCGAATTTGCAAGGTGCAGATTTGATTGGTAGTAAATTAAATAGCGCCAACTTAGATAATGCAGATTTAAGGGGTGCTAATCTTGATGTCGATAGCCTACCTAACAATATTCGCGCTGATGCTGGAGATTACAGCCGTTGGGGAAATACACTCAGTAGTAAAAGAAGATATCAAAACGCGATCGCCTATTACAACAAAGCTATAGAATTAAATCCTAGAGATGCTCAAACTTATACCAGTCGCGGGTTTGCTCAGAGTAAATTAAAAAACTATCAAGCTGCGATCGCTGACTATAATAAAGCTATTGAAATTGACCCTAGCTATGCCAAAGCATACAGCAATCGTGGCCTAACTCGCATCGAGCAGAATGATTATGCCAGTGCGTTAACTGATTTTGACCAAGCAATTCGCCTCGACTCTAACAATGCAGAAGCTTATAACGGACGCGCCACAATTCATCGCATTCAAAAAGATTATGCCACGGTCATTACCGAAGCTTCTCAAGCCATTAGAATCAATGCTAAATTTGCTGAAGCCTACAATAACCGAGGTTTAGCGCGTTTTGCACTGCAAGATTATCAAAGTGCCATTCAAGATTATGATAAAGCTATTGATAATTCTAGTGGTTGGGCTTGGGCATATTTAAATCGTGGCCTCGCTCGTTCAGCTATTAGCCAGCATAAAGATGCTACTAAAGATTTTGACCGCGCCATTGAAATTGATGAAAATTATATCGAAGCTTATTATCAACGCAGTTTAGCCCGGTTTAATCGCAAAAAATATGAGGATGCTATCAAAGATTGCGATCGCATTATTCAACGAGATCCCAATTATGCCGCAGCTTATGAAAATAAAGGTAATGCTTTATTAGCTTTGAAAAAGAAACCAGAAGCTAAACTCGCTTTTGAACAAGCAATGAAACTCTACTCGCAAAAACAAGATAATCCCAGTGTAGAAAGAGTACAGCAAATTGTCGCCGGGTTGTAA